A section of the Clostridium felsineum DSM 794 genome encodes:
- a CDS encoding zinc ribbon domain-containing protein has protein sequence MKFCIKCGNKLEEGQNVCTKCGTKIQNSLSQNRGMNSGTMSKGVLGGKGKIAAIACAAIIVLVGIFIYVGKGQTNPKKVVADFEAAVDQNDKVKVKELLVASNKDLKIDDENVDILIKHLKTASDRDNLYKNLDYQASRLSEDSKADLQKYNIINLTTEKKSLFFTDYKILVNPSYITINSKLKGSDIYVNNKKVGTITSNNFTKKYGPFMPGLYKLKTVYKGKYGSINKVYSIDTTLYTKTIKLAGKMQNFEVTSEEEDAEIFVDNKDTGKKVKDMATIGPIAENTKIYLTMEKDGKKYKSEVRTVGYDYDSSNDKKDEDKPEKFFLDFRSYDGVQSTNEGAVKDLVRNYVSSRSDAANTNNLDAVEKFLYPDSEISKEVKEYVKNAQSKGLKITNKSCDISAWKFCGDGKYGRISTYEVYSIVDKNGEETTKGFYCGYSFKFNDQTNSFQLNRLLESN, from the coding sequence ATGAAATTTTGTATTAAATGTGGAAACAAATTAGAAGAGGGACAAAATGTATGCACAAAATGTGGTACTAAAATTCAAAATAGTTTGTCACAAAATAGGGGGATGAATTCAGGAACAATGTCAAAGGGTGTTCTTGGAGGAAAAGGAAAAATCGCAGCGATAGCTTGTGCAGCAATCATAGTTTTAGTAGGTATATTTATTTATGTTGGAAAAGGACAAACTAACCCTAAAAAGGTAGTGGCAGATTTTGAAGCTGCTGTGGATCAAAATGATAAAGTAAAAGTTAAAGAACTCTTAGTAGCATCAAATAAAGATCTTAAGATAGATGATGAAAATGTAGACATTCTTATTAAACATCTAAAAACAGCTTCAGATAGAGACAATTTATATAAAAATTTAGATTATCAAGCTTCTAGATTATCGGAGGATTCAAAGGCTGACCTTCAAAAATATAATATTATAAATTTAACAACTGAGAAAAAAAGTTTGTTTTTCACAGATTATAAAATATTAGTTAATCCATCATATATAACAATTAATAGTAAATTAAAGGGATCAGATATATATGTAAATAACAAAAAAGTGGGAACTATTACAAGTAATAATTTTACAAAAAAATATGGGCCATTTATGCCAGGACTATACAAATTAAAAACAGTTTACAAGGGCAAATATGGTAGTATAAATAAAGTATATTCTATTGATACTACACTTTATACTAAAACTATAAAATTAGCAGGAAAAATGCAGAATTTTGAAGTTACAAGTGAAGAGGAAGATGCAGAAATATTTGTAGATAACAAAGATACTGGCAAGAAGGTAAAAGATATGGCTACGATAGGACCTATTGCTGAAAATACAAAAATATATTTAACTATGGAAAAAGACGGAAAAAAATACAAAAGTGAAGTAAGAACAGTAGGCTATGATTACGATAGTTCAAATGATAAAAAAGATGAAGATAAACCAGAAAAGTTCTTTTTAGATTTCCGCAGCTATGATGGGGTGCAAAGTACAAATGAAGGTGCAGTGAAGGATCTTGTTAGAAACTATGTGTCTAGCCGATCTGATGCAGCTAACACAAATAATCTTGATGCGGTAGAAAAGTTTTTATATCCAGATAGTGAAATTTCAAAAGAGGTAAAAGAATATGTTAAAAATGCACAAAGTAAAGGACTAAAAATAACTAATAAAAGTTGTGATATTAGTGCTTGGAAATTTTGTGGAGATGGAAAATATGGACGTATAAGTACATACGAAGTATATAGTATAGTAGACAAAAATGGAGAAGAGACAACAAAAGGATTTTATTGTGGTTATAGTTTTAAATTTAATGATCAAACTAATTCTTTTCAATTAAATAGATTATTAGAAAGTAATTAA
- a CDS encoding IS1182 family transposase codes for MNVTKLYTKNYNQFNDNLQLILPLNLENLIPEDDSVRLLSYLLEGLNYKKLYKAYSSVGRKSAVEPKIMFKIISYAYSQNIYSSRKIEKACKRDINFKWLLQGFKAPDHATISRFRKKYLSNEVIEDLFYQQVNYLAKEKELLFENVFIDGTKIEANANRYTFVWKKAIYKNEGKMFDKIIALVKTINLERLMKFTIERETLIDDINKILQWLLFEKEKRNIEFVHGIGKRKTAIQKWIEQLSQYKERQEKYNLSKKIFSKRNSYSKTDTDATFMHMKDDHMRNGQLKPAYNVQIAVDSEYVTGVGVFDDRNDIATLIPMITNMQEKIGHKYTNVIADSGYESEENYLFLESNNQIPYIKPQTYEKWKKRSFKNDISKRENMKYDVKTDTYICHNNRKLFPSYIIHKKSASGYTSEVTVYECENCDNCTLKSKCTKAKNNRKMQVSKTFIKKRQISYNNIKTELGTKLRMNRSIQVEGAFGILKSDYEFKRFLTRGKNSVKTEFILLCFGYNINKLHLKIQNERTQKYLHELKTIS; via the coding sequence ATGAACGTAACTAAATTATACACAAAAAATTATAATCAATTTAATGATAATTTGCAACTTATATTACCATTAAATTTAGAAAACTTAATACCAGAAGATGATTCGGTTCGTTTGCTAAGCTATTTGTTGGAGGGATTAAATTATAAAAAATTGTACAAGGCGTATTCTTCCGTAGGAAGAAAATCAGCAGTTGAACCCAAAATCATGTTCAAAATAATATCTTATGCTTATTCTCAAAATATTTATTCAAGTAGAAAGATAGAAAAAGCATGCAAAAGAGATATAAATTTCAAATGGCTACTTCAAGGCTTTAAAGCACCTGATCACGCTACTATAAGTAGATTTCGAAAAAAATATCTTTCAAATGAAGTGATTGAAGATTTATTTTATCAACAAGTTAACTATTTAGCTAAAGAAAAAGAATTATTATTTGAAAATGTATTTATCGATGGTACTAAAATTGAGGCAAATGCCAACCGATATACTTTTGTTTGGAAGAAAGCTATTTATAAAAATGAAGGTAAGATGTTTGATAAAATTATTGCTCTTGTTAAAACCATTAATCTTGAAAGATTAATGAAATTCACTATTGAGAGAGAAACTTTGATTGATGATATAAACAAAATTCTTCAATGGCTTTTATTTGAAAAAGAAAAAAGAAATATAGAGTTTGTTCATGGAATCGGTAAAAGAAAAACTGCAATTCAAAAGTGGATAGAACAACTATCACAATATAAAGAAAGACAAGAAAAATATAATTTAAGTAAGAAAATATTTTCAAAAAGAAATAGCTATTCTAAAACTGATACTGATGCAACTTTCATGCATATGAAAGATGATCATATGAGAAATGGTCAATTAAAACCTGCCTATAATGTACAAATAGCAGTTGATAGTGAATATGTAACTGGTGTTGGAGTATTTGATGATAGAAATGATATAGCAACATTAATACCAATGATTACTAATATGCAAGAAAAAATTGGTCATAAATATACTAATGTGATTGCAGATTCTGGTTACGAAAGTGAAGAAAACTATTTGTTTTTAGAGTCTAATAATCAAATACCATATATAAAACCTCAAACTTATGAGAAATGGAAAAAAAGAAGTTTTAAAAACGACATCAGTAAGCGTGAAAATATGAAATATGATGTTAAAACAGATACATATATTTGTCATAATAATAGAAAATTATTCCCATCATATATTATTCATAAAAAATCTGCAAGTGGGTATACGTCTGAGGTTACTGTTTATGAATGTGAAAATTGCGATAACTGCACTTTGAAATCAAAGTGCACAAAAGCAAAGAATAACCGAAAAATGCAGGTTTCAAAGACTTTTATTAAAAAGCGTCAAATTTCATACAACAATATCAAAACTGAATTGGGAACTAAATTGAGAATGAACAGATCTATTCAAGTTGAAGGTGCGTTTGGAATTTTAAAAAGCGACTATGAATTCAAAAGATTTTTAACACGTGGAAAAAATAGTGTAAAAACTGAATTTATTTTGCTTTGTTTTGGATATAACATTAACAAATTACATTTAAAAATCCAAAATGAAAGAACTCAAAAGTATCTTCACGAATTAAAAACTATTTCCTAA
- a CDS encoding TerC family protein — protein MDNLIVIFLGALQITLLDVVLSGDNIGVIALATKDLPKSLAKKASFIGVIAAVTLRIIFACLITYILMIQWLPIKLVGGIILVKITWDFIKPQGENSETAKIHNSQKMITAIQSIILADFTMSLDNVLAIAAAAKGHIGLIVFGLILNIPIIFWGSQYVAKLMQKYKIVVYIGGAILAHTSFSMIFEDRLLKHIVPHSLGIFLPYAFAALTLLYGFIVLSFSNSTSNKISKKNRDESAITKTKK, from the coding sequence ATGGATAATTTAATAGTTATTTTTCTAGGTGCATTACAAATAACACTACTAGACGTAGTCTTAAGTGGTGATAACATAGGTGTAATTGCATTAGCTACAAAGGATTTACCAAAAAGTTTGGCAAAAAAAGCCTCCTTTATTGGAGTTATAGCTGCTGTTACACTTAGAATTATATTTGCTTGTTTAATAACCTATATATTAATGATTCAATGGCTACCTATCAAATTAGTTGGCGGTATTATTTTAGTAAAAATAACTTGGGACTTTATAAAACCTCAGGGTGAAAATTCAGAAACTGCTAAAATACATAATTCACAAAAAATGATAACTGCAATTCAAAGTATTATACTTGCTGACTTTACAATGAGCCTTGACAATGTACTTGCTATTGCAGCTGCTGCTAAAGGACATATTGGTTTAATTGTATTCGGATTGATTTTAAATATACCTATAATATTTTGGGGAAGCCAGTACGTGGCAAAACTAATGCAAAAATACAAAATAGTTGTCTATATAGGTGGTGCTATTTTAGCTCATACATCTTTCTCAATGATATTTGAAGATAGACTTCTTAAACATATAGTTCCTCATTCTTTAGGAATTTTTCTACCATACGCTTTCGCTGCTTTAACTTTATTATATGGATTTATTGTACTTTCCTTTAGTAATAGTACAAGCAATAAAATTTCTAAAAAAAATCGAGATGAATCTGCAATAACAAAAACAAAAAAATAG
- a CDS encoding helix-turn-helix domain-containing protein — protein MESYEILPIGVKLKRLREKYKLNQDSLAGNDITRNLISQIEHGKANLTRHAAEVMLKNLEKICTKKNIKIEEDIDYLIEDEVSQADKVLEKYIKELQDLIVYRDISFIDKLNEVEAFLVNWDIKDKKIAIFELAGDYFCSMNDFYKSSIYYEKARSLINIDMPTDNVVPIFRKLSMVYFYMGQYDYGAKCCEVALERFYDMDDKYTCIFLFNSSLCYIKLEEYYKALKKLCTLEKVIKKVNEKKYYEVLLQKAACFEALKNYGRSLDICNEILSVIDEKANEQYLMILINLAQLYIKLSEKEKAREILKSTLKNLANISKEFKLLPNMYFEIAKVYRELSDLEKAEEHYLKALKYSKKYSYYFLIDDILLDLIDMYAKQNENSKMADVKNEFFILSSKKDKINFKIMFKLIRFYLDKRDINSLEDIYEFSAKLI, from the coding sequence ATGGAGAGTTATGAGATACTGCCTATTGGGGTTAAACTTAAGAGGTTAAGAGAAAAATACAAACTAAATCAAGATAGCTTGGCAGGAAATGACATAACTAGAAACCTTATAAGTCAGATAGAACATGGAAAAGCTAATCTTACAAGGCACGCAGCAGAGGTAATGTTAAAAAATCTAGAAAAAATTTGCACAAAAAAGAATATAAAAATAGAAGAAGATATAGATTATTTAATAGAAGATGAAGTATCACAAGCAGATAAAGTACTAGAAAAGTACATAAAAGAATTGCAAGACTTGATTGTATATAGAGACATAAGTTTTATTGACAAACTAAATGAGGTAGAAGCGTTTTTAGTAAATTGGGATATCAAAGACAAAAAAATAGCTATTTTTGAACTAGCTGGTGATTATTTTTGTAGTATGAATGATTTCTATAAAAGTTCTATCTATTATGAAAAAGCTAGATCATTAATAAATATAGACATGCCTACTGATAACGTAGTGCCTATTTTTAGGAAACTATCCATGGTGTATTTTTATATGGGTCAATACGATTATGGTGCTAAATGTTGTGAAGTTGCATTGGAACGCTTTTATGATATGGATGATAAATACACATGTATATTTCTTTTTAATAGTTCACTATGTTATATAAAACTAGAAGAATATTATAAGGCATTAAAAAAATTGTGCACACTTGAAAAGGTAATAAAAAAAGTAAATGAGAAAAAATATTATGAAGTACTTTTGCAAAAAGCAGCTTGCTTTGAGGCACTTAAAAATTATGGAAGGAGTTTGGATATATGTAATGAGATACTAAGTGTTATAGACGAAAAAGCTAATGAACAATATTTAATGATACTCATAAATTTAGCACAACTTTATATAAAGCTTTCAGAAAAAGAAAAAGCAAGGGAGATATTAAAAAGTACTTTGAAAAACTTAGCTAATATTAGCAAAGAGTTTAAATTATTACCTAACATGTATTTTGAAATAGCAAAAGTATATAGAGAGTTATCTGATTTAGAAAAAGCGGAGGAACATTATTTAAAAGCGTTAAAGTACTCTAAAAAGTATTCATATTATTTTTTAATAGATGATATTCTATTAGATTTAATTGATATGTATGCTAAGCAGAACGAAAATTCAAAAATGGCAGATGTGAAAAATGAATTTTTTATTCTTTCAAGTAAAAAGGATAAAATTAATTTTAAAATTATGTTTAAATTAATAAGATTTTACTTGGATAAAAGAGATATTAACTCATTGGAAGATATATATGAGTTTAGCGCAAAGTTAATATAA
- a CDS encoding amidohydrolase — protein MLLIKNGNIITMTNKDYKKGSVLISNGKIIEVAGNIKETDDMEIIDAKGLMVFPGIIDAHTHIGIDEQDIGKVGLDINEMSNPITPELRAIDAINPMDSAFRDAVMGGITSVMTGPGSANVIGGQFVFMKTYGKCVDDMVLLNPSAVKAALGENPKRVYGNKGKSPVTRMATAALLRQTLLEAQNYSNKKIKAEEKEESFERNLKMEALVPVIEGKMPLKIHAHRADDILTAIRIAKEFKIKITLDHCTEGHLIGEKIKESGFPVLVGPSLTSRSKNEVANKTFKTPRVLSELGIKTAIITDHPVVPIQYLPLCAGLSVREGMDKREALKAITINAAEICNVADRVGSIEVGKDADIAIFDGNPMEVFTRTIYTIIEGNVVYENKDID, from the coding sequence ATGTTACTTATAAAAAATGGAAACATAATAACTATGACAAATAAAGATTATAAGAAGGGAAGTGTTTTAATAAGTAATGGAAAAATAATTGAAGTAGCAGGTAATATAAAAGAAACTGACGATATGGAAATAATTGATGCAAAAGGCCTTATGGTATTCCCTGGAATAATTGATGCGCATACACATATAGGAATTGATGAGCAGGATATAGGAAAGGTAGGACTTGATATAAATGAAATGTCTAATCCAATCACACCAGAGCTTAGGGCAATAGATGCAATAAATCCAATGGATTCAGCCTTTAGAGATGCAGTAATGGGTGGGATTACTAGTGTTATGACAGGACCAGGAAGCGCAAACGTAATTGGCGGTCAATTTGTTTTTATGAAAACTTATGGAAAATGCGTAGATGATATGGTGCTGCTTAATCCTTCGGCGGTTAAGGCAGCGCTAGGAGAAAATCCTAAAAGAGTTTATGGAAATAAGGGAAAATCTCCGGTTACAAGAATGGCAACGGCAGCTCTTTTAAGACAAACTCTTTTAGAGGCTCAAAATTACAGCAATAAGAAAATAAAGGCAGAAGAAAAAGAAGAAAGTTTTGAAAGAAATTTAAAAATGGAGGCCTTGGTTCCAGTAATTGAAGGTAAAATGCCTCTTAAAATTCATGCTCATAGAGCTGATGATATATTAACAGCTATAAGGATTGCGAAAGAATTTAAAATTAAAATTACACTGGATCATTGTACAGAAGGACATTTAATAGGAGAAAAGATTAAAGAAAGTGGATTCCCAGTTCTTGTAGGACCATCGCTTACATCAAGATCGAAAAATGAAGTGGCTAATAAAACCTTTAAAACACCAAGAGTGTTATCTGAGTTAGGAATAAAAACTGCTATAATAACGGATCATCCTGTTGTACCTATTCAGTATCTTCCGCTTTGTGCCGGACTATCAGTAAGAGAAGGAATGGACAAAAGAGAAGCACTTAAGGCGATAACTATAAATGCGGCTGAAATATGTAATGTAGCAGATAGAGTTGGCAGTATTGAAGTTGGTAAGGATGCAGATATTGCTATTTTTGATGGCAATCCTATGGAGGTATTTACAAGAACAATATATACAATTATAGAGGGAAATGTTGTTTATGAGAATAAGGATATTGATTAA
- a CDS encoding heavy metal-binding domain-containing protein → MIIVTTENIAGYKIKEVKGEVFGLVVRSRGFGGNFMASLKSLIGGEIHQYTSLLEDTRKQAVDRLVKNAAAMNANAIIMMRFDSSEIGQTMSEVVAYGTAVIVEKE, encoded by the coding sequence ATGATAATTGTTACTACTGAAAATATTGCTGGGTATAAAATAAAAGAGGTAAAAGGAGAAGTTTTTGGATTAGTTGTAAGAAGTAGAGGCTTCGGAGGGAATTTTATGGCAAGTCTTAAAAGTTTAATAGGAGGAGAAATTCATCAGTATACATCCTTACTTGAGGATACACGTAAGCAAGCAGTTGATCGTTTGGTTAAAAATGCTGCAGCTATGAATGCCAATGCAATTATAATGATGAGATTTGATTCAAGTGAAATTGGTCAGACAATGAGTGAAGTAGTTGCCTATGGTACTGCCGTAATAGTTGAAAAGGAATAA
- a CDS encoding polysaccharide deacetylase family protein: protein MEKNKIYLVLKRSAVLISITLIILGIIYIAKTNLLFSHTKISKATNAKAPISNRLKNSKIQKIAYLTFEDGPSPDVTPHILDILKTYDAKATFFVTGKNSIINKLTLVKEAQSGNTIAIKSFDNNTKKIYSSPSSYINDINECTDILNAIIGNGKFNSKLVRFPGGSTMVDKNFTKFIKKGGYNFIDWNVDSKDAIKTKHKLPTDIVNTVKASCKNNNSLIILLHDTSSNEATSQALPEIIQFLKSQNYALKALQ, encoded by the coding sequence ATGGAAAAAAACAAAATTTACTTAGTTTTAAAAAGATCTGCTGTGCTTATATCAATAACCCTTATAATTTTAGGTATTATTTACATAGCAAAAACAAATCTTTTATTTTCGCATACTAAAATCTCAAAAGCTACAAATGCAAAAGCACCAATTTCTAATAGATTAAAGAATTCAAAAATTCAAAAAATAGCTTATCTAACTTTTGAAGATGGTCCATCGCCTGATGTAACACCACACATACTAGATATATTAAAAACCTATGATGCAAAAGCAACTTTTTTCGTCACTGGAAAAAACTCAATAATAAATAAATTAACACTTGTGAAAGAAGCCCAATCTGGAAATACTATAGCCATAAAAAGCTTTGATAATAATACAAAAAAAATATATTCTTCTCCAAGTTCATATATAAATGATATTAATGAATGTACAGACATTTTAAATGCCATAATAGGTAATGGGAAATTCAATTCAAAATTAGTAAGATTCCCTGGTGGTTCTACTATGGTAGATAAAAATTTCACAAAATTCATAAAAAAGGGAGGATATAATTTTATAGATTGGAATGTAGATTCAAAAGATGCTATTAAAACAAAGCACAAATTGCCTACTGATATTGTAAATACAGTTAAAGCTTCTTGTAAAAACAATAATAGCTTAATAATACTACTACATGATACATCTTCAAATGAAGCTACCTCACAGGCTCTACCTGAAATAATACAATTTCTAAAATCACAAAATTATGCCTTAAAAGCCTTACAATAG
- the argS gene encoding arginine--tRNA ligase, translated as MDYKKIIAERINEIIGMDVEELYKIIEVPPKKDMGDFALPCFQFAKVLRKAPNAIAEDISKKIDKSGFEKVENLGPYLNFFVDKADFVRETVEKVLNEKDNYGLMKVGEGKKVLIEYSSPNIAKPFHVGHLFGTVLGSSLYKIFSMAGYDCVRINHLGDWGTQFGKLISAYKKWCDEEALYKDPIKELLRIYVKFHKEAEKNPALEDEGRMYFKRLEDGEKEEVELWTKFKDLSLREFKKVYDELGVEFDSYTGESFYSDKLDKIEEELANKGLLTESNGAKVVMLEDYNMPPCIIKKADGASIYATRDLAAAEYRKETYNFDKSIYVVGLEQSLHFKQFLKTLELAGHEWAKDCIHVGYGLVRFAEGKLSTRNGAVIFLEDLLKESVQKTREIIEEKNPELKDKEEVSKKVGIGAVIFTYLKNGRERDIIFDWKEMLSFEGETGPYVQYSYARAKSILRKLGEAKESVDYSKLVSDVEFDLVKQLKNFNDVILHAVDRLEPSVITRYAIEVAKAFNKFYNAYNISNTADEKLKNARLALVEATSIVIKNSLKLIGIDVVEEM; from the coding sequence GTGGACTACAAGAAAATAATAGCTGAAAGAATTAATGAAATCATCGGTATGGATGTTGAGGAACTTTATAAGATTATAGAAGTACCGCCAAAAAAAGATATGGGTGATTTTGCACTTCCATGTTTTCAATTTGCTAAGGTTTTGAGAAAAGCTCCGAATGCTATAGCAGAAGATATAAGTAAAAAAATAGACAAATCAGGTTTTGAGAAGGTAGAAAATTTAGGACCATATCTTAATTTCTTTGTTGATAAAGCCGATTTTGTGCGTGAAACTGTAGAAAAGGTTTTAAATGAAAAGGATAACTATGGTTTAATGAAGGTTGGAGAGGGAAAGAAAGTACTTATAGAATACTCGTCTCCTAATATAGCAAAACCTTTTCATGTGGGACATTTGTTTGGTACAGTATTAGGAAGTTCTTTATACAAAATATTTTCAATGGCAGGTTATGATTGTGTTAGAATAAATCACCTTGGAGATTGGGGAACACAATTTGGTAAACTTATATCTGCATATAAAAAATGGTGTGATGAAGAAGCCCTATATAAGGATCCTATAAAGGAATTATTAAGGATATACGTGAAATTCCATAAGGAAGCGGAAAAGAATCCAGCACTTGAAGATGAAGGAAGAATGTACTTTAAGAGGCTTGAGGATGGAGAAAAAGAAGAGGTAGAGCTTTGGACAAAATTTAAGGATTTAAGCTTGAGAGAATTTAAAAAGGTATATGATGAACTTGGAGTTGAGTTTGATTCATATACAGGAGAAAGTTTCTATAGTGATAAATTAGATAAAATTGAAGAAGAACTTGCGAATAAGGGATTATTAACAGAAAGCAATGGAGCTAAGGTTGTTATGCTTGAAGATTACAATATGCCTCCATGTATAATAAAGAAAGCTGATGGTGCAAGTATATATGCAACAAGAGATTTAGCAGCTGCTGAATACAGAAAAGAAACTTATAATTTTGATAAGAGTATATATGTTGTGGGACTTGAACAATCACTTCACTTTAAGCAATTTTTAAAAACTTTAGAACTTGCAGGTCATGAATGGGCTAAGGATTGTATTCACGTCGGTTATGGTCTTGTAAGATTTGCTGAAGGAAAGCTTTCAACAAGAAATGGAGCTGTTATATTCCTTGAAGATTTACTTAAAGAATCAGTTCAAAAAACAAGGGAAATAATAGAAGAAAAGAATCCAGAACTTAAAGATAAAGAAGAAGTATCTAAGAAAGTTGGAATTGGAGCTGTTATATTCACTTATCTTAAAAACGGAAGAGAAAGAGATATAATATTTGATTGGAAAGAAATGCTTAGCTTTGAAGGAGAAACTGGTCCTTACGTTCAATATTCTTATGCTAGAGCTAAGAGTATTTTAAGAAAACTAGGAGAAGCAAAAGAAAGTGTAGATTACAGTAAGCTTGTTTCAGATGTTGAATTTGATTTAGTAAAACAGCTTAAGAATTTTAACGATGTTATTTTACATGCTGTAGATAGACTTGAACCATCAGTTATAACGAGGTATGCAATAGAAGTTGCAAAGGCATTTAACAAGTTCTATAATGCGTATAATATCTCAAATACAGCTGATGAAAAGTTAAAGAATGCAAGACTTGCTCTTGTTGAGGCAACTTCGATAGTTATAAAAAATTCACTTAAACTTATAGGGATAGATGTAGTTGAAGAAATGTAA